A genomic region of Trifolium pratense cultivar HEN17-A07 linkage group LG3, ARS_RC_1.1, whole genome shotgun sequence contains the following coding sequences:
- the LOC123917188 gene encoding actin-related protein 2/3 complex subunit 1A-like, with protein sequence MAVISVHQFAQCITCHAWSPDRSMVAFCPNNNEVHIYRLVEDKWEKVHVLQKHDQLISGIDWSARSNKIVTASHDRNSYVWNLEGSEWVPTLVILRLNRAALCVQWSPKENKFAVGSGAKTVCICYYEQENNWWVSKLIRKRHDSSVTSVSWHPDNNLLATTSTDGKCRVFSTFIKGVDAKNDNKKDSKKSTSSDLKFGELIVQLDLSSSWTFGVKWSPSGNTLAYVGHNSMIYFVDDVGPSPLAQNVVFRDLPLRDVLFVSEKRVIGVGFDCNPMVFAADERGVWGFVRYLAERKTVSSGSRYGSQFSEAFGKFYGQSKPGVGNDAVETSKTRGVVHENCINSIIRLGERGILTRRFSTSGLDGRIVVWDLENEQDLLEL encoded by the exons ATGGCGGTGATTTCTGTTCACCAATTCGCGCAATGCATCACCTGCCACGCTTGGAGCCCCGATCGATCCA TGGTCGCATTTTGTCCAAACAATAATGAAGTTCACATCTATCGATTGGTTGAAGACAAATGGGAAAAGGTTCATGTTCTTCAAAAG CATGACCAGTTAATTTCTGGGATTGACTGGAGTGCAAGATCAAATAAAATAGTTACTGCATCCCATGACCGGAATTC GTATGTTTGGAACCTTGAAGGATCAGAGTGGGTGCCAACTCTTGTTATCCTTAGGCTAAACCGTGCTGCTCTTTGTGTTCAATGGAGTCCAAAAG AAAACAAGTTTGCAGTGGGAAGTGGAGCCAAAACAGTTTGTATATGCTATTATGAGCAGGAAAACAACTG GTGGGTTAGCAAACTTATCAGGAAAAGACACGATTCTTCGGTGACAAGTGTTTCATGGCATCCCGATAAT AATCTTCTTGCAACAACATCCACAGATGGGAAGTGCCGAGTATTTTCCACCTTTATAAAAGGTGTAGATGCAAAGAATGATAATAAGAA GGATTCCAAAAAGAGTACTTCATCTGATTTGAAATTTGGAGAG TTGATTGTTCAGCTTGATCTCTCATCATCTTGGACATTCGGAGTCAAGTGGTCACCAAGTGGCAATACTCTAGCTTATGTAG GTCATAATTCTATGATATATTTTGTTGATGATGTCGGTCCTTCTCCTTTGGCCCAGAATGTCGTGTTCCGTGATTTGCCTCTCCGTGAT GTATTATTTGTTTCTGAGAAAAGAGTAATAGGCGTGGGATTTGATTGTAACCCAATGGTTTTCGCTGCAGATGAAAGAGGAGTTTG GGGTTTTGTCAGATATCTTGCGGAGCGGAAGACGGTATCATCTGGATCAAGATATGGCTCACAG TTCTCTGAAGCATTTGGCAAGTTTTATGGCCAATCCAAGCCTGGTGTGGGCAACGATGCTGTTGAAACTTCAAAAACACGTGGAGTAGTTCATGAGAACTGTATAAa CTCTATCATACGTCTTGGGGAGCGTGGAATATTGACAAGGCGTTTTAGCACATCAG GATTGGATGGCAGAATTGTTGTATGGGATTTGGAAAACGAGCAGGATCTATTGGAATTATAA